A window from Cyanobacteria bacterium FACHB-DQ100 encodes these proteins:
- the pds gene encoding 15-cis-phytoene desaturase: MRVAIAGGGLAGLSCAKYLVDAGHTPIVLESRDVLGGLVAAWKDEDGDWYETGLHAFFGAYPNMLQLMGELNILDRLQWKEHALIFNQPEKPETYSYFKVPDIPAPFNVIMSILNNNDMLTWEQKLRFALGLWPGVLRGQKYVEDMDKYSLLEWLRRQGIGERVSSDIFIAASKALTFINPDEVSATIILTALNKFLQERYGSKIAFLDGSPTERLCQPIVDHIVANGGEVHLKKPLKQILLNDDNTVNGFLIRGLDGAPDEVITADRYVSAMSVDVMKVLMPEPWKAVPFFQKLEGLEGVPVINLHLWFDRKLTDIDQLLFSRSDLLSVYADMSITCKAYEDPDRSMLEFVLAPAKDWIDKSDEEIIAATMKELERLFPQHLTGDDPAKLRKYKVVKTPRSVYTASPGRQAYRPEQMTPIENFYLSGSYTMQQYLGSMEGAVLSGKLTAQAITNAPVSTPTEPKRLVTSSN, translated from the coding sequence ATGCGAGTAGCGATCGCCGGGGGCGGCTTAGCAGGATTATCCTGTGCGAAATATTTAGTGGATGCTGGACACACGCCGATCGTGCTGGAAAGTCGCGATGTCTTGGGTGGTCTAGTCGCAGCGTGGAAAGATGAAGACGGCGATTGGTACGAAACCGGACTTCATGCTTTCTTTGGGGCTTACCCAAACATGCTGCAACTAATGGGAGAACTGAATATTCTCGATCGACTTCAGTGGAAAGAACACGCGCTGATTTTCAACCAGCCGGAAAAGCCAGAGACTTACTCCTACTTCAAAGTTCCAGATATCCCGGCTCCGTTTAACGTCATCATGTCGATTCTGAACAATAACGATATGTTGACCTGGGAGCAAAAGCTCCGATTTGCGCTCGGACTTTGGCCCGGTGTGCTCAGGGGTCAAAAGTATGTCGAAGACATGGACAAATACAGCCTACTCGAATGGCTGCGGCGACAAGGCATCGGAGAGCGCGTTAGTTCTGATATTTTTATCGCTGCCTCGAAAGCGCTGACGTTTATTAACCCTGACGAAGTTTCAGCGACGATTATTCTGACGGCGCTGAACAAATTCTTGCAAGAGCGCTACGGCTCGAAAATTGCTTTTCTCGACGGATCACCCACGGAAAGATTGTGTCAGCCGATCGTGGATCACATCGTTGCTAACGGTGGGGAAGTTCACCTGAAAAAACCGCTCAAGCAAATATTGTTAAACGATGACAATACGGTAAACGGCTTCCTGATTCGCGGACTGGATGGTGCGCCCGATGAAGTGATTACCGCCGATCGCTATGTTTCGGCAATGTCGGTCGATGTGATGAAGGTCTTGATGCCAGAACCTTGGAAAGCGGTGCCCTTCTTCCAAAAGCTCGAAGGGCTAGAAGGCGTTCCTGTGATCAATCTGCACTTGTGGTTCGATCGCAAACTCACCGACATCGATCAGCTTTTATTTTCGCGATCGGACTTGCTGAGCGTGTATGCCGACATGAGCATTACCTGCAAAGCCTATGAAGATCCCGATCGCTCGATGCTGGAATTTGTTCTGGCTCCCGCAAAAGATTGGATCGACAAATCCGACGAAGAAATCATCGCAGCCACAATGAAGGAGCTAGAGCGGTTATTCCCGCAGCACCTGACCGGAGATGATCCTGCCAAGCTGCGGAAATACAAAGTCGTGAAAACGCCGCGATCGGTCTATACCGCTTCACCGGGGCGACAGGCTTATCGACCAGAGCAAATGACTCCGATTGAAAACTTCTATCTTTCGGGGAGCTACACGATGCAACAGTATCTGGGGAGTATGGAAGGTGCCGTCCTTTCTGGTAAGCTGACAGCGCAGGCAATTACGAACGCGCCTGTCTCTACCCCGACTGAGCCGAAACGCTTAGTCACCAGTAGCAATTAG
- a CDS encoding phytoene synthase, with amino-acid sequence MLQLPEQPSSYVRSLASVDEAYEQCRQLMEHFTKSFYLATLLFPTEKRRAIWAIYVWCRRTDELVDGFNGKSATMDTLDEWETRLEKIFAGYPEDDFDVALVDTVERFPIEIQPFRDMIAGQRMDLYRSRYETFDDLYLYCYRVASTVGLMSTSVMGLAEPDTSAPWYCPEPGYSALDDAIALGVAKQLTNILRDVGEDARRGRIYLPLEDLRRFGYGEDDLFKGVNDDRWKALMQFQIERARQFYTQAERGIATLNEDARWPVWSALMLYSRILNAIENNNYDNFNRRAYVPGMRKLSLLPISWLRAKVL; translated from the coding sequence ATGCTGCAATTGCCCGAACAACCCTCCTCCTATGTACGATCGCTGGCTTCTGTCGATGAGGCTTACGAACAGTGCCGCCAATTGATGGAACACTTCACCAAGTCTTTCTACTTGGCGACCTTGTTATTTCCGACTGAAAAACGACGTGCGATCTGGGCAATTTATGTCTGGTGTCGTCGCACCGATGAGTTAGTCGATGGCTTCAACGGCAAGTCCGCCACGATGGACACCCTGGACGAGTGGGAAACACGACTCGAAAAAATCTTTGCGGGCTACCCGGAAGATGATTTTGATGTGGCACTGGTAGACACGGTGGAGCGATTCCCGATCGAGATTCAGCCGTTCCGCGACATGATCGCGGGACAACGGATGGATCTCTATCGCAGTCGCTATGAGACGTTTGACGATCTTTATCTCTATTGCTATCGAGTGGCGAGTACCGTTGGGCTAATGTCTACTTCAGTGATGGGACTCGCCGAACCGGATACTTCTGCACCTTGGTATTGCCCAGAGCCGGGATATTCAGCGCTGGATGATGCGATCGCGCTCGGTGTGGCAAAACAGTTGACGAATATTCTGCGCGATGTGGGTGAAGATGCGCGACGGGGTCGAATTTATTTGCCGCTTGAGGACTTGCGGCGCTTTGGGTATGGCGAAGATGATTTGTTCAAGGGCGTGAACGACGATCGTTGGAAAGCGCTGATGCAGTTTCAGATTGAGCGGGCGCGGCAGTTTTACACGCAGGCAGAGCGGGGAATCGCTACGCTGAATGAAGATGCGCGTTGGCCCGTTTGGTCGGCATTGATGCTGTATAGCCGGATTTTGAATGCGATCGAGAACAACAACTACGACAACTTCAATCGTCGGGCATATGTGCCGGGAATGCGGAAGTTGTCGCTGCTGCCGATTTCTTGGCTGAGAGCGAAGGTACTATAA
- a CDS encoding DevA family ABC transporter ATP-binding protein has protein sequence MQPVISVKNLNHYFGQGNLRKQVLFDINLDIYAGEIVIMTGPSGSGKTTLLTLLGGLRSAQEGSLTILDQQIREATKQQLSQLRKNIGYIFQAHNLMTFLTAKQNIRMSLELHDRYLHQDLDAMAISMLEAVGLGHRADYYPDGLSGGQKQRVAIARALISHPKIVLADEPTAALDKKSGRDVVELMQKLAKEQHCTILLVTHDNRILDIADRIVYMEDGHLVSDGKSAMSMTSA, from the coding sequence ATGCAACCTGTTATTTCTGTTAAAAACCTGAACCACTACTTTGGTCAAGGCAATCTGAGGAAGCAAGTTTTGTTTGATATCAATCTCGATATTTATGCAGGCGAGATTGTGATCATGACGGGTCCTTCTGGTTCGGGTAAAACTACACTGTTAACGCTTTTAGGCGGCTTGCGATCGGCTCAAGAAGGCAGCCTCACGATTCTGGATCAACAAATTCGAGAAGCCACAAAACAACAATTGTCGCAACTCCGCAAAAACATTGGTTACATCTTCCAAGCGCATAACTTAATGACGTTCTTAACCGCAAAGCAAAATATCAGAATGTCGCTGGAATTGCACGATCGCTATCTCCATCAAGACTTGGATGCGATGGCGATCTCAATGCTCGAAGCCGTTGGACTCGGACATCGAGCAGACTACTATCCTGACGGACTCTCTGGCGGTCAAAAACAGCGAGTCGCGATCGCTCGTGCCTTAATCAGTCATCCAAAAATTGTGCTTGCCGATGAGCCGACTGCTGCACTCGATAAAAAGTCAGGTCGCGATGTGGTTGAACTAATGCAGAAACTTGCAAAAGAGCAGCACTGTACGATTTTGCTCGTCACGCACGACAACCGCATCTTAGATATTGCCGATCGTATTGTCTACATGGAGGATGGACATTTAGTCAGCGATGGGAAAAGCGCGATGAGTATGACATCAGCCTGA
- a CDS encoding FtsX-like permease family protein has protein sequence MPRKTPLAWFQLMKEKARLIVAIAGIGFADMLMFMQLGFQDSLYDSATVPHRLLQADLVLIDPQFKSLASFTPFSREQLYQSLTNDRVQSVSSIRIAMGQWKNPETRLTRSILIWGIEPDAPSFKLPALQESLEPLKLLNNVVFDRVGRPEFGAIADTFQKQGTVTTELNQQVIQVSGLVTMGASFTADGNVFMSDSTFLKLYNDRQANKIDIGLIQLKPDSDIKAVQAQLSANLPNVKVLTPQEFAAIERNYWESQGTIGFIFGIGVVVGFIVGTVIVYQILYTDVANHLPEYATLKAMGYSDRFLLNVLLQEALILVVLGFIPGFAVAVGLYQITYAATLLPIAMNTNRAITVFVLTVAMCSISGAIAMRKLQAADPADIF, from the coding sequence ATGCCTCGCAAAACACCACTGGCGTGGTTCCAGTTAATGAAAGAGAAAGCCCGCTTAATTGTTGCGATCGCGGGAATTGGCTTCGCAGATATGCTGATGTTTATGCAGCTTGGCTTTCAAGATTCGCTGTATGACAGTGCAACAGTGCCACATCGGTTGTTGCAAGCGGATTTGGTACTGATTGATCCACAGTTCAAAAGCTTAGCTTCCTTCACACCGTTCTCGCGGGAGCAGCTTTATCAATCGCTGACCAACGATCGTGTTCAATCCGTCAGTTCGATCCGGATTGCAATGGGACAATGGAAAAATCCCGAAACTCGCTTAACTCGAAGCATTCTGATTTGGGGAATTGAACCAGATGCACCGAGCTTTAAGCTGCCCGCATTGCAAGAGAGCTTAGAACCACTCAAGCTATTAAACAATGTTGTGTTCGATCGCGTTGGTCGTCCTGAATTTGGCGCGATCGCAGATACTTTCCAAAAGCAAGGCACGGTTACGACTGAACTTAATCAGCAAGTGATCCAAGTGAGCGGACTCGTCACCATGGGCGCATCCTTTACCGCAGATGGAAATGTGTTCATGAGCGATTCAACTTTCCTGAAGCTCTACAACGATCGACAAGCAAACAAAATCGATATTGGACTGATTCAACTCAAACCAGACTCAGATATCAAAGCAGTTCAGGCGCAACTGAGTGCAAACTTACCTAATGTAAAAGTGCTGACTCCTCAAGAGTTTGCAGCGATCGAACGGAACTACTGGGAAAGTCAAGGAACAATCGGATTTATCTTCGGAATTGGTGTAGTTGTAGGCTTTATTGTTGGAACAGTGATTGTTTATCAAATTCTCTACACTGATGTTGCTAACCACTTACCTGAATATGCCACATTGAAAGCAATGGGATATAGCGATCGCTTTTTGCTCAATGTTCTACTTCAAGAAGCACTAATTCTCGTTGTGCTTGGCTTTATTCCAGGCTTTGCGGTTGCGGTTGGACTCTATCAAATTACCTATGCTGCAACCTTGCTCCCCATTGCCATGAATACCAATCGTGCCATTACGGTGTTTGTTCTTACTGTTGCGATGTGTTCGATTTCGGGCGCGATCGCAATGCGAAAACTCCAAGCTGCTGATCCTGCGGATATTTTCTAA
- a CDS encoding DUF5367 family protein → MLFLGVGFLIWLVATIAFRLIGQFLLNPSNLALSIGLFLATTIAMLIVVTGVFVWQRVDAIARPKAALLIALPGMLLDVGSVLFFPMVFPNIDPNANILFAGLMLWGYSSILVTSFLRYEL, encoded by the coding sequence ATGCTGTTTTTAGGAGTTGGGTTTCTGATCTGGCTTGTGGCAACGATCGCATTTCGTTTGATCGGCCAGTTCCTTCTTAATCCATCTAACCTTGCACTATCGATTGGATTGTTTTTAGCAACAACGATCGCAATGCTGATTGTTGTGACAGGAGTTTTTGTCTGGCAGCGAGTGGATGCGATCGCACGTCCCAAAGCTGCATTGCTGATTGCTTTACCGGGAATGCTATTAGATGTTGGAAGTGTCTTATTCTTTCCAATGGTCTTTCCAAACATTGATCCAAACGCAAATATCTTATTTGCGGGCTTGATGTTGTGGGGCTATTCATCAATTCTCGTAACAAGCTTTTTACGCTATGAACTTTAA
- a CDS encoding GNAT family N-acetyltransferase, with amino-acid sequence MDIVKLNPSEFAIASNQLAAAFSQDPLIGQFLPEESTAKQTALKQISQAMLNYGQSYNQIYTTAEYPKGVAMWLPPEAARITLSQLWQVVTSGLLFVPFYLRWDRILDFASFIGTEIRLHDRTASEPHWYLAMLGVSPECQSQGIGGQLLQPVLQEADRTKLPCYLETSTPGGVRFYQRHGFVIAHHGTFAGRDYWAMKRSPQEA; translated from the coding sequence ATGGACATTGTTAAGTTGAACCCGTCAGAGTTTGCGATCGCATCGAATCAACTCGCAGCTGCTTTTAGTCAAGATCCACTTATTGGGCAGTTTTTACCCGAAGAAAGTACCGCAAAGCAAACGGCTCTAAAGCAAATCAGTCAAGCCATGCTCAATTATGGGCAATCGTACAACCAGATCTATACGACTGCCGAATATCCCAAAGGAGTTGCAATGTGGCTGCCTCCGGAGGCTGCTCGAATTACCCTATCTCAACTGTGGCAAGTCGTGACATCAGGATTGCTCTTTGTCCCGTTTTATCTGCGTTGGGATCGCATTCTTGATTTTGCTTCGTTTATCGGTACAGAGATTCGATTGCACGATCGCACCGCTTCAGAACCGCATTGGTACTTAGCGATGTTAGGAGTGTCGCCTGAATGTCAAAGTCAAGGCATTGGTGGACAGTTACTTCAGCCCGTTTTGCAAGAAGCCGATCGTACAAAACTACCTTGCTATCTAGAAACCTCAACCCCAGGCGGAGTGCGATTTTATCAGCGTCATGGCTTTGTGATTGCTCATCACGGAACCTTTGCAGGTCGTGATTACTGGGCAATGAAACGTTCACCTCAAGAAGCATAA
- a CDS encoding ABC exporter membrane fusion protein — protein MSLDIFLKPKNRLWIGIGIATLITGGTSFYVVSQFTPKPAALPVETAPTVKKIAALGRLEPGSEVIRISAPIALDGDRVAQLLVKQGDRVTKGQVVAILDSRDRLQNALDQAREQVRVAQAKLAQVKAGAKTGEIEAQQAAITRLQADRQGEIAVQAAEVKRWQSEARTAQAEFDRFNQLYQQGAIAASNLDSKRLALDTAQSQLRQAQAKQSQSANSLEAQLTEARATLDRIAEVRPVDVQTVATEVSSAIAAMKRAETELEQAYIRAPMAGQILKVHTRSGEKISDSGVADLAQNDQMVAVAEVYQSDIANVKVGQAATITGQAFTGELQGTVSEIGLQVDKQNVFSNQPGENLDRRVIEVKIRLTPEASKRVSSLTNLQVQTSILLN, from the coding sequence ATGAGTCTTGACATCTTTCTGAAACCTAAGAATCGTCTTTGGATTGGAATTGGGATTGCTACACTGATTACAGGTGGAACGTCATTTTATGTTGTTTCTCAATTCACTCCGAAGCCTGCCGCTCTGCCTGTCGAAACCGCTCCAACTGTTAAGAAGATTGCTGCCTTGGGACGACTAGAACCTGGATCTGAGGTGATTCGGATCTCGGCTCCGATCGCGCTTGATGGAGATCGCGTAGCCCAACTCTTGGTTAAGCAGGGAGATCGAGTCACGAAAGGTCAGGTAGTTGCGATTTTAGATTCACGAGATCGCTTGCAAAATGCGCTCGATCAAGCCCGTGAACAGGTACGAGTTGCCCAAGCCAAGCTTGCCCAAGTCAAAGCAGGCGCAAAGACGGGAGAGATTGAAGCCCAGCAAGCCGCGATTACTCGCTTGCAAGCCGATCGCCAGGGTGAAATTGCAGTTCAAGCCGCAGAAGTCAAACGTTGGCAATCTGAAGCCAGAACCGCACAAGCAGAGTTCGATCGATTCAATCAACTCTATCAGCAAGGTGCGATCGCAGCGTCTAACTTAGATAGTAAACGTCTTGCACTTGACACAGCACAATCCCAACTGAGACAAGCCCAAGCGAAACAAAGTCAATCTGCGAATTCACTCGAAGCACAGTTAACCGAAGCAAGAGCTACATTAGATCGAATTGCAGAAGTGCGCCCTGTGGATGTTCAGACGGTTGCCACTGAGGTAAGTAGCGCGATCGCAGCAATGAAACGTGCTGAAACCGAACTAGAGCAAGCCTACATTCGTGCGCCGATGGCGGGTCAGATTCTCAAAGTTCATACCCGCAGTGGCGAAAAGATTAGCGACTCTGGCGTTGCAGATTTAGCACAGAATGATCAGATGGTGGCAGTGGCTGAAGTTTATCAAAGTGATATTGCCAATGTGAAAGTTGGACAGGCAGCAACAATTACAGGGCAAGCCTTTACTGGAGAATTGCAGGGAACTGTTTCTGAGATTGGATTGCAGGTGGACAAGCAGAATGTGTTTAGCAATCAACCCGGAGAAAACCTCGATCGGCGGGTCATTGAGGTAAAAATTCGCTTAACTCCAGAAGCAAGCAAGCGAGTTTCGAGCTTAACCAATTTACAAGTTCAAACCTCAATTCTGCTGAACTAA
- a CDS encoding TetR/AcrR family transcriptional regulator, whose amino-acid sequence MPKVVDHDRYRKELLVKSFDLFAEKGYAAITMRQIAQGLGVSTGTLYHYFPSKEALFEQLLKELSELDIRNFSTRLEGKDLAEQTQAAFAIFEEHRDYFLKQTLLMADFYQHQQREGKEVSEVFRRICDQAEKIMSEMLGIDNPQILLFMMSVVDGLLLQELYGHRKIDYQAQAKLLSEMLTLYLEKHNLKPKKP is encoded by the coding sequence ATGCCTAAGGTTGTTGACCACGATCGCTATCGCAAGGAACTGTTAGTTAAGTCGTTTGATCTGTTTGCAGAGAAAGGATATGCCGCGATCACAATGCGGCAAATTGCTCAAGGGTTAGGTGTTTCGACTGGAACGCTGTATCACTACTTTCCGAGTAAGGAGGCATTATTCGAGCAGTTACTAAAAGAACTATCTGAGTTAGATATTCGCAATTTTTCGACTCGGTTAGAAGGAAAGGACCTTGCAGAGCAAACTCAGGCTGCATTTGCAATATTTGAGGAGCATCGAGACTACTTTCTAAAACAAACATTGCTGATGGCAGACTTTTACCAACATCAGCAACGAGAAGGAAAAGAAGTCAGCGAAGTCTTCAGACGGATTTGTGACCAAGCTGAAAAGATCATGTCTGAAATGCTTGGAATTGATAATCCACAAATCTTGCTCTTCATGATGAGCGTTGTTGATGGATTATTACTGCAAGAACTTTATGGACATCGAAAGATTGATTACCAAGCACAAGCGAAATTGTTATCGGAAATGCTAACGCTGTACTTAGAGAAACACAACCTGAAACCAAAAAAACCATGA
- the hpnJ gene encoding hopanoid biosynthesis associated radical SAM protein HpnJ produces the protein MKKTLFLSPPSFDGFDGGAGARYQAKREITSFWYPTWLAQPAALVPESRLVDAPPHHQTLEDILAIAKDYELVIMHTSTPTLANDAKVAAAIKAQNPGTQVGLIGAHVAVLPEPTLEQHPIIDFVCRHEFDYTCKELAEGKPWDQIDGLSYRDQFGTIHHNKDRALIHDWDQMPSVLPTYDRDLDINKYFIGYLLHPYISFYTGRGCPAKCSFCLWPQTIGGHQYRAKSPDVVGREMEEAKAIFGDRVREYMFDDDTFTIDKHRAIAISEHMKRLKLTWSCNARANLDYDTLKQLRDNGLRLLLVGFESGNQEILNNIRKGVKLEVAKQFMKNCHDLGITVHGTFIIGLPIETPETVEETIRFACEINPHTIQVSIAAPYPGTELFAQAQANGWFSDAAMVTDSGIQTSTLHYPSLSSADIEAAVEQMYRRFYFRPKAIVPIVREMLSDRQMLIRRLREGREFFDYLKERRAQAQKQSVHS, from the coding sequence ATGAAAAAAACTTTATTTCTTAGTCCACCTTCCTTTGATGGGTTTGATGGCGGTGCAGGTGCCCGGTATCAAGCAAAGCGAGAAATCACTTCATTTTGGTACCCAACCTGGCTCGCTCAGCCTGCTGCTCTCGTTCCAGAAAGCCGTCTTGTAGATGCACCCCCTCATCATCAAACGCTTGAGGATATCTTAGCGATCGCTAAAGACTACGAACTGGTGATCATGCACACCAGCACGCCAACACTTGCAAATGATGCTAAAGTTGCTGCCGCGATCAAAGCACAAAATCCTGGCACTCAAGTCGGACTGATTGGCGCTCATGTTGCCGTGTTACCAGAGCCAACGTTAGAGCAGCACCCGATTATTGATTTTGTCTGTCGGCATGAGTTCGACTACACCTGCAAAGAACTCGCAGAAGGGAAACCTTGGGATCAGATTGATGGTCTGAGCTATCGGGATCAATTTGGCACGATTCACCACAACAAAGATCGCGCCCTGATTCACGATTGGGATCAGATGCCGAGTGTTCTCCCGACTTACGATCGTGATCTCGATATCAACAAATACTTCATCGGCTATCTGCTACATCCTTACATTTCTTTCTATACGGGTCGCGGTTGTCCTGCAAAATGCTCGTTCTGTCTTTGGCCTCAAACGATCGGCGGACATCAATACCGCGCTAAGAGTCCTGATGTCGTTGGGCGGGAAATGGAGGAAGCGAAAGCAATTTTTGGCGATCGTGTGCGCGAATACATGTTTGATGACGATACCTTCACCATTGACAAGCATCGAGCGATCGCGATTAGCGAACATATGAAGCGCTTGAAGCTGACTTGGAGCTGTAACGCTCGTGCAAATCTCGACTACGACACCTTGAAGCAACTCCGAGACAATGGTTTACGGTTGCTGCTGGTTGGATTTGAGTCAGGTAATCAAGAGATTCTCAATAATATCCGCAAAGGTGTGAAGCTCGAAGTCGCAAAACAATTTATGAAAAATTGCCACGACTTAGGCATTACTGTACACGGCACATTCATTATCGGGCTGCCGATCGAAACGCCTGAAACAGTCGAAGAAACGATTCGATTTGCTTGTGAAATCAATCCGCATACAATTCAAGTGTCGATCGCAGCTCCATATCCGGGGACTGAACTGTTTGCCCAAGCGCAAGCGAACGGCTGGTTCAGCGATGCCGCAATGGTGACGGATTCAGGCATTCAAACTTCAACTTTGCATTATCCCTCGCTGTCGAGTGCAGACATTGAAGCTGCGGTCGAGCAGATGTATCGTCGCTTCTATTTTCGACCGAAAGCAATCGTCCCGATTGTGCGGGAAATGCTGAGCGATCGCCAAATGCTGATTCGACGCTTACGAGAAGGTCGTGAATTCTTTGATTATCTGAAAGAGCGTCGTGCCCAAGCTCAGAAGCAGTCTGTGCATTCTTGA
- a CDS encoding sulfate/molybdate ABC transporter ATP-binding protein, with amino-acid sequence MGIVVQDVSKRFGSFQAVDQVSLEIKSGSLVALLGPSGSGKSTLLRLISGLESPDSGRIFLTGEDATDRSVQDRNIGFVFQHYALFKHLTVRKNIAFGMEIRKYPPDKAKKRVEELLDLVQLGGMGDRYPSQLSGGQRQRIALARALAVEPKVLLLDEPFGALDAKVRKDLRAWLRRLHDEVHVTTVFVTHDQEEAMEVADEIVVMNKGKVEQIGTPANVYDHPATAFVMSFIGPVNVLPSSSRIFQNNGFDSAHPEMFLRPHDVVVETSPNGSTVSARVTRLIHLGWEIQAELTLDDGQVVTAHLTRDRFDELNLSPDQRVYVKPKDAKSFPLYYSI; translated from the coding sequence GTGGGTATCGTAGTACAGGACGTTTCTAAACGCTTTGGGAGCTTTCAAGCGGTCGATCAAGTCAGTTTAGAAATTAAGAGTGGTTCGCTGGTGGCGCTGTTAGGCCCGTCAGGGTCAGGTAAATCGACGCTGTTACGCTTGATCTCAGGCTTAGAAAGTCCGGATTCCGGTCGGATTTTTCTCACCGGCGAAGATGCCACCGATCGCAGCGTCCAAGACCGCAACATTGGCTTTGTGTTCCAGCATTACGCCCTGTTCAAGCATCTGACTGTACGGAAAAACATCGCCTTCGGCATGGAGATTCGCAAGTATCCTCCTGATAAAGCGAAAAAGCGAGTCGAGGAGCTGCTGGATTTGGTGCAGTTAGGGGGAATGGGCGATCGCTATCCGTCTCAACTCTCTGGCGGTCAACGGCAACGAATCGCCCTGGCTCGCGCTCTAGCCGTCGAGCCGAAAGTGTTATTGCTCGATGAACCGTTCGGAGCGCTCGATGCCAAAGTGCGGAAAGATTTGCGGGCTTGGCTGCGACGATTGCACGATGAAGTCCATGTCACGACCGTATTTGTGACGCACGATCAAGAAGAAGCGATGGAAGTCGCAGACGAAATCGTCGTGATGAATAAAGGCAAGGTTGAGCAAATCGGAACGCCTGCGAATGTTTATGATCATCCGGCAACTGCGTTTGTGATGAGCTTTATTGGCCCTGTGAATGTGTTGCCAAGTTCGTCGCGAATTTTCCAAAATAACGGCTTTGACTCCGCACATCCTGAAATGTTCTTGCGTCCGCATGATGTCGTTGTAGAAACGTCTCCGAATGGTTCGACGGTTTCCGCACGAGTCACGCGATTAATTCACTTAGGTTGGGAAATTCAGGCAGAATTGACGCTCGATGATGGTCAAGTGGTGACGGCGCATTTAACCCGCGATCGTTTTGATGAGTTGAATCTTTCGCCCGATCAGCGCGTTTATGTCAAACCCAAAGACGCGAAGTCCTTCCCGCTGTACTACTCGATTTAG
- a CDS encoding 6,7-dimethyl-8-ribityllumazine synthase: MTIFEGTFAQSESLRFAIVVGRFNDLVTTRLLEACQDCLKRHGIDVNPQGTQVDYAWVPGAFEVPLVARQFALSGRYDAVICLGAVIKGQTPHFDHVSAEVSKGIAAAGFQTGVPVIFGVLTTDTMQQAIERAGIKSNLGWEYAMSAIEMASLMRQIRAGGEMPSAQSSITAASIPQATLSPAHSESQNAR; encoded by the coding sequence ATGACTATTTTTGAAGGAACGTTCGCTCAGAGTGAGTCGCTACGGTTTGCGATCGTGGTCGGTCGCTTTAATGATTTGGTGACAACGCGCTTGCTCGAAGCTTGTCAAGATTGTCTGAAGCGTCATGGCATTGATGTTAATCCCCAGGGAACGCAAGTCGATTATGCTTGGGTTCCGGGCGCGTTTGAGGTGCCACTGGTGGCGCGTCAATTTGCGCTCTCCGGTCGCTACGATGCAGTCATTTGTCTCGGTGCGGTGATTAAAGGACAAACGCCTCACTTTGATCATGTTTCGGCAGAAGTCTCGAAAGGAATCGCGGCGGCAGGATTTCAGACGGGCGTTCCGGTGATTTTTGGAGTGCTGACCACGGATACGATGCAGCAAGCGATCGAACGCGCTGGAATCAAGAGCAATCTCGGTTGGGAATACGCTATGAGCGCGATCGAGATGGCAAGCTTGATGCGGCAAATCCGCGCCGGGGGAGAAATGCCGTCCGCGCAGTCCAGCATCACCGCAGCTTCGATTCCGCAGGCGACGCTCTCCCCAGCACACAGCGAGAGCCAGAACGCGCGCTAA
- the psbZ gene encoding photosystem II reaction center protein PsbZ → MTFIFQLALLALVLFSFVMVVGVPVAYATPQNWDTSKKLLYLGSGIWFILVITVGVLNYLVT, encoded by the coding sequence ATGACCTTTATTTTCCAGCTAGCGCTGTTGGCACTGGTTCTATTCTCGTTTGTGATGGTCGTTGGCGTTCCGGTCGCTTATGCAACGCCGCAAAACTGGGATACCTCCAAGAAATTGCTTTATCTTGGTTCGGGCATCTGGTTCATTCTAGTGATTACGGTCGGCGTTTTAAATTATCTTGTGACCTGA